From the genome of Segatella hominis, one region includes:
- the hflX gene encoding GTPase HflX, protein MKEFVISEVKAETAVLVGLVTKTQDEAKTKEYLDELEFLADTAGAVTVKRFTQKVISPNQTTYVGKGKLEEIKQYIKEEEEEDREIGMVIFDDELSAKQIRNIEQELQVKILDRTSLILDIFAMRAQTAAAKTQVELAQYRYMLPRLQRLWTHLERQGGGSGSGGGKGSVGLRGPGETQLEMDRRIILGRMSLLKERLAEIDKQKTTQRKNRGRLIRVALVGYTNVGKSTIMNLLSKSEVFAENKLFATLDTTVRKVVVENLPFLLADTVGFIRKLPTDLVDSFKSTLDETREADLLLHVVDISHPDFEEQIQVVEKTLEELGCSDKPSMIIFNKIDNYTWVEKEEDDLTPMEKENIPLEDLKKTWMAKLHDDCLFISAKNKDNIDEFREVLYKKVRELHVQKYPYNDFLYQDYE, encoded by the coding sequence ATGAAAGAATTTGTAATTTCAGAAGTCAAGGCAGAAACCGCAGTGCTCGTAGGTCTGGTAACCAAGACACAGGACGAAGCCAAGACAAAAGAATACCTCGACGAGTTGGAATTCCTCGCCGATACTGCTGGTGCGGTCACCGTGAAGAGATTCACACAGAAGGTGATTTCACCTAACCAGACCACATACGTGGGAAAAGGTAAGTTGGAGGAAATCAAACAATACATCAAGGAAGAGGAAGAAGAAGACAGAGAAATCGGCATGGTCATCTTTGATGATGAACTTTCTGCCAAGCAGATACGCAACATCGAACAAGAGTTGCAAGTGAAGATTCTCGACCGTACCTCACTCATCCTCGACATCTTTGCCATGCGTGCACAGACCGCAGCGGCAAAGACTCAGGTAGAATTGGCACAATATCGCTATATGCTTCCACGACTGCAACGCCTCTGGACTCACCTTGAGCGTCAGGGAGGCGGTTCTGGTTCTGGTGGCGGTAAAGGTTCTGTTGGTTTGCGTGGTCCGGGTGAAACCCAGCTGGAGATGGACCGCCGTATCATCCTCGGCAGAATGAGCCTGCTGAAAGAACGACTGGCAGAAATCGACAAGCAGAAGACAACCCAGAGAAAAAACCGCGGCCGTCTCATCCGTGTAGCACTCGTAGGTTACACCAACGTGGGAAAGAGTACCATCATGAACCTCCTCTCCAAGAGTGAAGTCTTCGCAGAAAACAAACTCTTCGCCACACTCGACACTACCGTGCGCAAGGTTGTGGTAGAAAATCTTCCGTTCCTCCTCGCCGACACCGTTGGATTCATCCGCAAGTTGCCTACCGACCTGGTAGATTCCTTCAAGAGTACACTGGATGAGACCCGCGAGGCCGACCTGCTGTTGCACGTAGTAGATATCTCGCACCCTGATTTCGAAGAGCAGATACAGGTGGTAGAGAAAACGCTGGAGGAATTGGGATGTTCAGACAAGCCATCAATGATTATCTTCAACAAGATAGACAACTATACCTGGGTAGAGAAAGAGGAAGATGACCTAACACCTATGGAGAAGGAAAACATTCCACTGGAAGACCTGAAGAAGACATGGATGGCTAAACTCCACGATGACTGCCTTTTCATCTCGGCAAAGAACAAAGACAACATCGATGAGTTCCGCGAGGTACTCTATAAGAAAGTAAGAGAGCTCCACGTACAGAAGTATCCATACAATGACTTCCTGTACCAGGATTACGAATAA
- a CDS encoding glycoside hydrolase family 97 protein: MQKSILSSILLLGAVCAQANNYTVTSPNGKLVMNVKCEGGKASYTVDLNGKQMLAASALGLVANYGDFSQGLAMGALKGAPKHLTYVMDHTKKSHVEKDVYEATIGFLNAKKDSMTLHLHVSDNDVAYKYEMSRPKKDNPKSVIIYKEVSGFNFPEKTTTFLCPQITPMTGWERTKPSYEEEYTPNAQMNVKSQFGVGYTFPCLFKVGEDGWVLVSETGVSSAYPGSRLSDYEPGKGYTVAFPQKGENNGVGSEFAGIPLPGETPWRTITVGASLAPIVETTIPYDVVEPFYEASQNYKPSRYTWSWLIWQDGSINYDDQVKMIDVAAAQGYEAILVDAWWDKQIGRKRIEELSKYAKSKKVSLMLWYNSNGFENDAPQTPRQIMNNSIARKKEMAWMKKIGVVGIKVDFFGGDKQETMKLYEDILSDANDYGLEVIFHGCTMPRGWERMYPNYVSSEAALASENVYFTDYHAKKEAFEMTMHPFSRNAVGSFDWGGVMMNKYFSKDNKSRHQRYTSDIFEMATAITNQSSVNCVCLYPNNLQDVPQWKLDWLKAVPTAWDDVKFIAGYPTQYAVVARKASAANTGTAAASAGRWFVGGLNATDKPLALTLNLPMFAGKTVTYLTDQPKKKGEKFFTSVKKTLKVGKDGKAKVVIQPNGGIIIE; the protein is encoded by the coding sequence ATGCAAAAAAGTATTCTAAGTAGTATTTTGTTGCTTGGCGCTGTTTGTGCGCAAGCCAACAATTACACAGTGACTTCGCCAAATGGCAAGTTGGTAATGAATGTGAAGTGTGAGGGAGGCAAGGCTTCCTACACGGTGGATTTGAATGGAAAGCAGATGTTGGCAGCTTCGGCTCTCGGTCTGGTAGCGAATTATGGAGATTTCTCTCAGGGACTTGCCATGGGAGCTCTGAAGGGCGCACCTAAGCATCTGACCTATGTTATGGACCATACGAAGAAATCTCATGTAGAGAAAGATGTGTATGAGGCTACTATCGGATTCCTCAATGCAAAGAAGGATTCCATGACGCTTCACCTTCATGTTTCTGACAATGATGTGGCCTACAAGTATGAGATGAGCCGCCCTAAGAAGGATAATCCTAAGTCGGTGATTATATATAAAGAGGTGAGCGGTTTTAATTTTCCAGAGAAGACTACTACTTTCCTCTGTCCTCAGATTACTCCGATGACAGGATGGGAGCGTACCAAACCTTCTTATGAGGAGGAGTACACACCTAATGCCCAGATGAACGTGAAATCTCAGTTTGGTGTGGGCTATACATTCCCTTGTCTTTTCAAGGTAGGCGAGGATGGATGGGTACTGGTGAGCGAAACGGGTGTTTCCAGCGCTTATCCTGGCAGCCGTCTCTCTGATTATGAACCTGGTAAGGGTTATACGGTTGCTTTCCCTCAGAAGGGTGAGAATAATGGCGTGGGTTCTGAGTTTGCTGGCATTCCTTTGCCAGGTGAGACTCCTTGGCGTACCATCACCGTAGGTGCATCGCTGGCTCCTATCGTGGAAACCACCATTCCTTATGATGTGGTAGAACCTTTCTATGAGGCTTCTCAGAACTATAAGCCTTCCCGTTATACTTGGAGCTGGTTGATCTGGCAGGATGGTTCCATCAACTATGATGATCAGGTGAAGATGATTGATGTGGCTGCTGCTCAGGGTTATGAAGCCATCTTGGTGGATGCCTGGTGGGACAAGCAGATAGGCAGAAAGCGCATTGAAGAGTTGAGTAAGTATGCCAAGAGCAAGAAGGTAAGCCTGATGCTCTGGTACAATTCCAACGGTTTCGAGAATGATGCTCCACAGACTCCTCGTCAGATTATGAACAATTCCATCGCCCGCAAGAAGGAGATGGCATGGATGAAGAAAATCGGGGTAGTGGGCATCAAGGTGGACTTCTTCGGTGGCGACAAGCAGGAGACTATGAAACTTTATGAAGATATTCTCAGCGATGCCAATGACTATGGTTTGGAGGTTATCTTCCATGGTTGCACCATGCCTCGCGGTTGGGAACGTATGTATCCTAACTATGTTTCCAGTGAGGCTGCCTTGGCTTCAGAGAATGTTTACTTTACTGATTATCATGCAAAGAAGGAGGCTTTCGAAATGACAATGCATCCTTTCTCCCGTAATGCTGTAGGTAGTTTCGACTGGGGTGGTGTGATGATGAACAAGTATTTCTCCAAGGACAATAAGAGTCGTCATCAGCGCTATACAAGCGATATTTTCGAGATGGCTACTGCGATTACCAATCAGAGCAGCGTAAACTGTGTCTGTCTCTATCCTAACAATCTGCAGGATGTGCCTCAGTGGAAGTTGGATTGGCTGAAGGCTGTGCCTACGGCTTGGGACGACGTGAAGTTTATTGCTGGTTATCCTACCCAGTATGCTGTAGTGGCTCGTAAAGCTTCTGCAGCCAATACAGGTACTGCTGCAGCCAGTGCAGGAAGATGGTTTGTTGGTGGTCTGAATGCTACAGACAAACCACTTGCTCTAACCCTGAATTTGCCGATGTTTGCAGGCAAGACCGTGACTTATCTCACCGACCAGCCTAAGAAAAAGGGCGAGAAGTTCTTCACTTCTGTCAAGAAGACTTTGAAGGTGGGTAAGGATGGTAAGGCAAAGGTAGTGATTCAGCCTAATGGCGGAATCATCATAGAGTAG